CGGACGTGTCGACATCGGCGATGGTGTCTTCGGCGACCTGTTTCTGGTTTTCGGACGTGTAATAAATGGCTGAGCGGTAGCTGCTGCCAATGTCGTTGCCCTGGCGGTCGACCGTGGTCGGATCATGTATCTGGAAAAAGAACGCGAGCAGATCACGAAAACGGGTCTGCTCCGGGTCGAAGATCACCTCGATGGCCTCGGCATGCCCTTCATGGTTACGGTACGTCGCGTTCTCAACATGGCCGCCGGTGTAGCCACAACGCGTGGAGACCACACCTGGCTGGCGCCGGAACAGGTCTTCCATGCCCCAGAAGCAACCACCTGCAAGTATCGCTTTTTCTTTCATGGTCTTGGGTGACGCGTGACGCGTGACGCGTGACGAAACAGTTGAGTTGTGGGGATGTTAGCGCGGAAGTCGGGTGAGTTACAGCGGGGCTTGAAGCTTGAGTGGTCGCAGCCAACCTGGTCCGTCACGCGTCACGCGTCACGCGTCACGCGTC
This sequence is a window from Marinihelvus fidelis. Protein-coding genes within it:
- the msrA gene encoding peptide-methionine (S)-S-oxide reductase MsrA — translated: MKEKAILAGGCFWGMEDLFRRQPGVVSTRCGYTGGHVENATYRNHEGHAEAIEVIFDPEQTRFRDLLAFFFQIHDPTTVDRQGNDIGSSYRSAIYYTSENQKQVAEDTIADVDTSGLWPGKVVTQVEPAGDFWEAEPEHQDYLVKNPGGYTCHFARPGWVLPERDSD